In the Labilithrix sp. genome, one interval contains:
- the egtB gene encoding ergothioneine biosynthesis protein EgtB: MHRRIEDLAGLVARVLTTRRATIALAEPLEQEDWVAQSMPDASPVKWHLAHTTWFFERFVLGALGFEPVDPRNDYLFNSYYESVGKRVERAKRGLLTRPTAREVLAYRRTIDERLAALEGSPRLAEVGAALELGLHHEEQHQELLLTDVKHLLSENPLAPAYRRGHSPAPRPAPQLAWRDFAGGVAEIGHRGSAFSFDNERPRHKVYLAPFRIATRLVTAGEYRAFVASGGYRKPELWLSEGWAWIQAGAHAAPLYWRDGMHFTLDGERAIDDAEPVTHVTYYEADAFARWAGARLPTEAEWEHAAADATPGGFVEDGHLHPRVAAEGFTQMLGDAWEWTASAYAPYPGFAPLEGAFGEYNGKFMVSQMVLRGGSCATPRGHARTTYRNFFPPSAAWQFSGIRLAKDGA, from the coding sequence ATGCACCGGCGGATCGAAGACCTCGCCGGACTCGTAGCACGGGTCCTCACGACGAGGAGAGCGACGATCGCGCTGGCGGAGCCGCTCGAGCAGGAAGACTGGGTCGCCCAGTCGATGCCGGACGCGAGCCCGGTGAAGTGGCACCTCGCGCATACGACCTGGTTCTTCGAGCGCTTCGTGCTGGGCGCGCTCGGTTTCGAGCCGGTGGACCCCCGGAACGACTACCTCTTCAACTCGTACTACGAGAGCGTCGGCAAGCGGGTCGAGCGCGCGAAGCGAGGGCTCTTGACGCGCCCCACCGCGCGCGAGGTGCTCGCCTATCGCCGCACGATCGACGAGCGGCTCGCCGCCCTCGAAGGGTCGCCGCGCCTCGCCGAGGTCGGCGCCGCGCTCGAGCTCGGCCTTCACCACGAGGAGCAGCATCAGGAGCTCCTCCTCACCGACGTGAAACACCTCCTCTCCGAGAACCCGCTCGCGCCGGCGTACCGCCGCGGCCATTCGCCCGCGCCGCGCCCCGCGCCGCAGCTCGCGTGGCGCGACTTCGCGGGCGGCGTCGCCGAGATCGGCCACCGCGGCTCCGCGTTCTCGTTCGACAACGAGCGCCCGCGGCACAAGGTGTATCTTGCACCTTTCCGGATCGCGACGCGGCTCGTGACCGCGGGCGAGTACCGCGCGTTCGTCGCCAGCGGCGGGTATCGCAAGCCGGAGCTCTGGCTCTCGGAGGGCTGGGCGTGGATCCAGGCGGGCGCGCACGCCGCGCCGCTGTACTGGCGCGACGGCATGCACTTCACCCTCGACGGCGAGCGCGCGATCGACGACGCGGAGCCCGTCACGCACGTGACCTACTACGAGGCGGACGCGTTCGCGCGCTGGGCCGGGGCGCGCCTCCCGACCGAGGCGGAGTGGGAGCACGCCGCCGCCGACGCGACGCCGGGCGGCTTCGTCGAGGACGGGCACCTCCACCCGCGCGTGGCGGCGGAGGGCTTCACCCAGATGCTCGGCGACGCGTGGGAGTGGACCGCGAGCGCGTACGCGCCGTATCCCGGCTTCGCGCCGCTCGAGGGCGCCTTCGGCGAGTACAACGGCAAGTTCATGGTGAGCCAGATGGTGCTGCGCGGCGGCTCCTGCGCGACGCCGCGTGGCCACGCGCGCACCACGTACCGCAACTTCTTCCCGCCGAGCGCCGCCTGGCAGTTCAGCGGCATTCGATTGGCAAAGGACGGCGCATGA
- the egtD gene encoding L-histidine N(alpha)-methyltransferase, with the protein MTPLDGTSSCSAPAAERNPFLADALAGLRARPKRLSPKYFYDLEGSRLFDAICDLPEYYVTRTETAILEQRAAEIADRLGPCRIVEPGAGSGTKTRILLAALGPDRCREYVPVDIDGEHLAHAAAQHRAALPWLRVSPYAADITTALPSRSEEGTRTVVFFPGSTIGNFDPPEAEQLLRRFRRAAGADGRVVVGFDLKKDPSVLHAAYNDARGVTAAFNRNVLRRMNDELGADFDLAAFHHYAFYAPVPGRIEMHLVSARAQEVRLGEHVIAFEDGESICTEHSYKYDLAGAERLARAAGLRLEGRWLDADRRFAVLSFAPADNVVS; encoded by the coding sequence ATGACCCCTCTCGACGGCACCTCTTCCTGCTCCGCGCCGGCGGCCGAGCGCAATCCGTTCCTCGCCGACGCGCTCGCGGGCCTGCGCGCGCGGCCGAAGCGGCTCTCGCCGAAGTACTTCTACGACCTCGAGGGCTCGCGCCTCTTCGACGCGATCTGCGACCTGCCGGAGTACTACGTCACACGCACGGAGACGGCGATCCTCGAGCAGCGCGCGGCCGAGATCGCCGATCGCCTCGGGCCGTGCCGCATCGTGGAGCCGGGCGCGGGGAGCGGAACGAAGACGCGCATCCTCCTCGCCGCGCTCGGGCCCGATCGCTGCCGCGAGTACGTGCCGGTCGACATCGACGGCGAGCACCTCGCGCACGCGGCGGCGCAGCATCGCGCGGCGCTCCCGTGGCTCCGCGTCTCGCCGTACGCGGCGGACATCACGACCGCGCTGCCGTCGCGGAGCGAAGAGGGCACGCGCACGGTCGTGTTCTTCCCTGGCTCCACGATCGGCAACTTCGATCCGCCCGAGGCGGAGCAGCTCCTCCGCCGCTTCCGGCGCGCGGCGGGCGCGGACGGCCGCGTCGTGGTCGGGTTCGATCTGAAGAAGGATCCGTCCGTCCTCCACGCCGCCTACAACGACGCGCGCGGCGTGACGGCGGCGTTCAACCGCAACGTGCTCCGCCGCATGAACGACGAGCTCGGCGCCGACTTCGACCTCGCAGCCTTCCATCACTACGCGTTCTATGCGCCGGTGCCGGGACGGATCGAGATGCACCTCGTGAGCGCGCGCGCGCAGGAGGTCCGCCTCGGCGAGCACGTCATCGCGTTCGAGGACGGCGAGTCGATCTGCACCGAGCACTCGTACAAATACGACCTCGCCGGCGCGGAGCGGCTCGCGCGCGCGGCGGGCCTCCGCCTCGAAGGGCGCTGGCTCGACGCCGACCGCCGCTTCGCCGTGCTCTCGTTCGCGCCGGCGGACAACGTCGTATCCTGA
- a CDS encoding serine/threonine protein kinase, whose protein sequence is MRVIADKYEVRGVLGEGGTGIVYDAVRTADGASVALKVMHEALAGDKQIRGRFQREAAILRRLEGPHVCTILDFGETPGETPETSLLYIAMPKIEGESLEKVLARGPLPVDRALDVLREVLEALASAHKQGVIHRDLKPANVLLDKDGKVIVGDFGMSKIVTGTGTGTTNLTAHNMLFGTPEYMSPEQARGDELDARCDVYAAGVMLYELIACEAPFTGTTPLGVLTAHLTGDLVPPSKRAGAKDRITPALEAVTLHALARDPNLRYTSATALSAAIQHARQAPDDVHAVRPSAFSNAPTGTDAFAATIPATSAPPVDPNAATLLGDSEIPKAALPSRPSPPITSPSPRVSSRPSPEPASNKAWIALWVVVVVLSIAAGSWLALRS, encoded by the coding sequence GTGCGCGTCATCGCCGACAAATACGAAGTCCGCGGCGTCCTCGGCGAGGGCGGGACGGGCATCGTCTACGACGCGGTCCGCACCGCCGACGGCGCGTCCGTCGCGCTCAAGGTGATGCACGAGGCGCTCGCGGGCGACAAGCAGATCCGCGGCCGCTTCCAGCGCGAGGCCGCCATCCTCCGTCGCCTCGAGGGCCCGCACGTCTGCACGATCCTCGACTTCGGCGAGACCCCGGGCGAGACGCCGGAGACGAGCCTCCTCTACATCGCGATGCCCAAGATCGAGGGCGAGTCGCTGGAGAAGGTCCTCGCCCGCGGTCCGCTCCCGGTCGATCGCGCGCTCGACGTCCTCCGCGAGGTGCTCGAAGCCCTCGCGTCCGCGCACAAGCAAGGCGTCATCCATCGCGACCTCAAGCCGGCGAACGTGCTCCTCGACAAGGACGGCAAGGTCATCGTCGGCGACTTCGGGATGTCGAAGATCGTGACCGGCACCGGCACCGGCACGACGAACCTCACCGCGCACAACATGTTGTTCGGGACGCCGGAGTACATGTCCCCGGAGCAAGCGCGCGGCGACGAGCTCGACGCGCGCTGCGACGTCTACGCCGCGGGCGTCATGCTCTACGAGCTCATCGCGTGCGAGGCGCCCTTCACCGGCACGACCCCGCTCGGCGTCCTCACCGCGCACCTCACCGGCGACCTCGTCCCGCCGTCGAAGCGCGCCGGCGCGAAGGACCGCATCACGCCCGCGCTCGAGGCGGTCACGCTCCACGCGCTCGCGCGCGATCCGAACCTGCGCTACACGTCCGCGACCGCGCTCTCGGCCGCGATCCAGCACGCGCGCCAAGCGCCCGACGACGTGCACGCGGTGCGCCCGAGCGCGTTCTCGAACGCCCCGACCGGCACGGACGCCTTCGCGGCGACGATCCCGGCGACCTCCGCGCCGCCCGTCGATCCGAACGCCGCGACCCTCCTCGGCGACTCCGAGATCCCGAAGGCCGCGCTCCCTTCGCGCCCGTCGCCGCCGATCACGTCACCTTCGCCGCGCGTGTCCTCGCGCCCCTCGCCCGAGCCGGCGTCGAACAAGGCCTGGATCGCGCTCTGGGTCGTCGTCGTCGTCCTGAGCATCGCCGCCGGCTCCTGGCTCGCGCTACGAAGCTGA
- a CDS encoding bifunctional salicylyl-CoA 5-hydroxylase/oxidoreductase: MGGGPAGLYFALLYKKARPDADITIVERNPEGVTFGWGVVFSDETLSYLEDNDRPTHERITQSFAHWTAIDIHYKGACLRSDGHGFSGIARKELLEILQDRCRELGVTLRFGTEVDDYTRFTEGADLVVACDGVKSKIRERHAEAFVPSIELRSARYIWLGTKKKFDAFTFYFEENDHGMFQVHAYRFDADTSTFIVECDEASFFAAGLDKASTEESIAYCEKLFAHHLKGERLLPNRSTWNQFPTIKNERWSHGNVVLMGDAAHTAHFSIGSGTKLAMEDSIALVKALVATDSISGALEAYEVDRRPIVERTQKAAQDSLLWFENVKRYREQDPTQFAFSLLTRSKRITYENLKLRDPGFAEHVRSWHEARTPSAPKDAPAMFTPFSLRELVLPNRVVVSPMCMYSAVDGLPNDFHFTHYLARALGGAGLVMTEMTDVSREGRISPGCAGMYLDSHLEAWRRIVQNVHAMTPAKIGMQLGHAGRKASTKLAWEGSDRPLDDGNWPIISASPIPYYPESQVPREMDRGDMDAVKADYVRATKMADDAGFDLIEVHMAHGYLLASFLSPLTNVRKDEYGGPIEDRMRYPLEVLEAVRAAWPKHKPLSVRISATDWIAGGITDADVLVLARALSERGTDVIDVSAGMTSPEARPRFYGRMYQAYWSDMIRNEVKVPTITVGGISSGDQINTLVLSGRADLCALARPHLANPHFTLGAAIEQGWRDAFVPNPYGLVRPLGPAPVTAKPV, encoded by the coding sequence ATTGGGGGTGGGCCTGCGGGGCTCTATTTCGCGCTGCTCTACAAGAAGGCGCGGCCGGACGCGGACATCACGATCGTCGAGCGGAATCCGGAGGGGGTGACGTTCGGGTGGGGCGTCGTCTTCTCGGACGAGACGCTGTCGTATCTCGAGGACAACGATCGGCCGACCCACGAGCGCATCACGCAGAGCTTCGCGCACTGGACGGCGATCGACATCCACTACAAGGGCGCCTGCCTCCGCTCGGACGGACACGGGTTCTCCGGCATCGCGCGGAAGGAGCTGCTCGAGATCCTGCAGGACCGCTGCCGCGAGCTCGGCGTGACGCTGCGCTTCGGGACCGAGGTCGACGACTACACCCGATTCACCGAGGGCGCCGACCTCGTCGTCGCGTGCGACGGCGTGAAGTCGAAGATACGAGAACGCCACGCCGAGGCGTTCGTGCCGTCGATCGAGCTCCGGTCCGCGCGGTACATCTGGCTCGGGACGAAGAAGAAGTTCGACGCGTTCACGTTCTACTTCGAAGAAAACGATCATGGCATGTTCCAGGTGCATGCCTATCGCTTCGACGCGGACACGAGCACCTTCATCGTCGAGTGCGACGAGGCCTCCTTCTTCGCCGCCGGCCTCGACAAGGCCTCGACCGAGGAGAGCATCGCGTATTGCGAGAAGCTCTTCGCGCACCACCTGAAGGGCGAGCGGCTCTTGCCGAATCGCTCGACCTGGAACCAGTTCCCCACGATCAAGAACGAGCGCTGGAGCCACGGCAACGTCGTGCTCATGGGCGACGCCGCCCACACCGCGCACTTCTCGATCGGCTCGGGCACGAAGCTGGCGATGGAAGACTCGATCGCGCTCGTGAAGGCGCTCGTCGCGACCGACTCGATCTCCGGCGCGCTCGAGGCCTACGAGGTCGACCGCCGGCCGATCGTCGAGCGCACGCAGAAGGCGGCGCAGGACTCGCTGCTCTGGTTCGAGAACGTGAAGCGCTACCGCGAGCAGGACCCGACCCAGTTCGCGTTCAGCCTCCTCACCCGCAGCAAGCGGATCACGTACGAGAACCTGAAGCTGCGCGATCCGGGCTTCGCCGAGCACGTGCGCTCGTGGCACGAGGCGCGGACGCCGAGCGCGCCGAAGGACGCGCCGGCGATGTTCACGCCGTTTTCGCTGCGCGAGCTCGTGCTCCCGAACCGCGTCGTCGTCTCGCCGATGTGCATGTACTCGGCGGTGGACGGGCTCCCCAACGACTTCCATTTCACGCACTACCTCGCGCGTGCGCTCGGCGGCGCCGGCCTCGTGATGACGGAGATGACCGACGTCTCGCGCGAGGGCCGCATCTCCCCCGGCTGCGCGGGCATGTACCTCGACTCACACCTCGAGGCGTGGCGGCGCATCGTCCAGAACGTGCACGCCATGACGCCGGCGAAGATCGGGATGCAGCTCGGCCACGCCGGCCGCAAGGCGTCGACGAAGCTCGCGTGGGAGGGCAGCGACCGCCCGCTCGACGACGGCAACTGGCCAATCATCAGCGCGTCTCCGATTCCCTATTATCCCGAGAGCCAGGTCCCGCGCGAGATGGACCGCGGCGACATGGACGCGGTGAAAGCCGACTACGTCCGCGCGACGAAGATGGCAGACGACGCCGGCTTCGATTTGATCGAAGTCCACATGGCGCACGGCTACCTCCTCGCGAGCTTCCTCTCGCCGCTCACGAACGTCCGCAAAGACGAATACGGTGGGCCGATCGAAGATCGGATGCGCTACCCGCTCGAGGTCCTCGAGGCGGTCCGCGCGGCGTGGCCGAAGCACAAGCCGCTCAGCGTGCGCATCTCGGCGACGGACTGGATCGCGGGCGGCATCACCGACGCCGACGTGCTCGTGCTCGCGCGCGCGCTCTCGGAGCGCGGCACCGACGTGATCGACGTCTCCGCCGGCATGACGTCGCCGGAGGCGCGGCCGCGGTTCTACGGGCGCATGTACCAGGCGTACTGGTCGGACATGATCCGGAACGAGGTGAAGGTCCCCACCATCACGGTGGGCGGCATCTCGAGCGGCGATCAGATCAACACCCTCGTCCTCTCCGGCCGCGCCGACCTCTGCGCGCTCGCGCGGCCGCACCTCGCGAACCCGCACTTCACGCTCGGCGCCGCGATCGAGCAGGGATGGCGCGACGCGTTCGTGCCCAACCCCTACGGACTGGTCCGTCCCCTCGGTCCTGCGCCCGTCACGGCGAAGCCTGTTTGA
- a CDS encoding LysM peptidoglycan-binding domain-containing protein codes for MKPKHLVVAVAAALLLAPSHAGAFTHVVAQGETLAQLAIRFYGTPRYEAAIVGANRLDAHGGSPIVAGQPLEIPAPMYHRVEQGETWFTLSKTYLGDGKRADVLARANLTMAWTPPVEHREIIVPAVVAHLAGENETLTAISQRYYGDPNKSWTIAIYNGGDEKNPKKIARGDVVLVPLADISLTEEGKKAARAAAERTRTEGGGKPYQAQKQAEADIPPLLADIRSGRYVDAVAKGNKLLGSGELTRPQLATIHRALLEAYVALDAPGAASAACAAWRANVPNGDVRLEPRTVSPKVRAACGQR; via the coding sequence ATGAAGCCGAAGCACCTCGTCGTCGCCGTGGCGGCGGCGCTCCTCCTAGCCCCCTCGCACGCCGGCGCGTTCACGCACGTCGTCGCGCAGGGCGAGACCCTCGCCCAGCTCGCGATCCGCTTCTACGGCACCCCGCGCTACGAGGCCGCGATCGTCGGCGCGAACCGCCTCGACGCGCACGGCGGCAGCCCGATCGTCGCGGGGCAGCCGCTCGAGATCCCCGCGCCGATGTACCACCGCGTGGAGCAGGGCGAGACCTGGTTCACGCTGTCGAAGACGTACCTCGGCGACGGCAAGCGCGCCGACGTCCTCGCGCGCGCGAACCTCACGATGGCGTGGACGCCCCCGGTGGAGCATCGGGAGATCATCGTCCCCGCCGTCGTCGCGCACCTCGCGGGGGAGAACGAGACGCTCACCGCGATCTCGCAGCGGTACTACGGCGATCCGAACAAGTCGTGGACGATCGCGATCTACAACGGCGGCGACGAGAAGAACCCGAAGAAGATCGCGCGCGGCGACGTCGTCCTCGTGCCGCTCGCCGACATCTCGCTGACGGAGGAGGGGAAGAAGGCGGCCCGCGCCGCGGCGGAGCGCACGCGCACCGAAGGCGGCGGCAAGCCGTACCAGGCGCAGAAGCAGGCCGAGGCCGACATCCCGCCGCTCCTCGCCGACATCCGCAGCGGCCGCTACGTCGACGCGGTCGCGAAGGGCAACAAGCTCCTCGGCTCGGGCGAGCTCACGCGACCGCAGCTCGCCACGATCCATCGCGCGCTCCTCGAGGCCTACGTCGCGCTCGACGCGCCCGGGGCCGCGAGCGCCGCCTGCGCGGCGTGGCGCGCGAACGTCCCGAACGGCGACGTCCGCCTCGAGCCCCGGACGGTGTCGCCGAAGGTCCGCGCGGCCTGCGGACAGCGCTGA
- the gluQ gene encoding tRNA glutamyl-Q(34) synthetase GluQRS: MIATRFAPSPTGDLHVGGAWTALASWAYARAHGGRVVLRLEDIDTPRVVRGSAERIAEDLAWLGLDWDGPTIVQSTRIPIYEAALARLPTYPCDCSRAEIARAASAPHAGEETRYPGTCRDADPKRTFKRDPAIRLRVPARARVAFDDMLRGHVEEDVAKSVGDFVLRRGDGVFAYQLVVAVDDAEQVTHVLRADDLLASTARQLLLMQLLGAERVPAYGHLPLVVASDGARLAKRTRGAIVRELDRAPEEIVGELARGLGLTTREGPLTPREVADSLTEPRTWRTTTWPLRSAVDPGRERPTP; the protein is encoded by the coding sequence ATGATCGCGACGCGGTTCGCGCCATCGCCGACGGGAGACCTCCACGTCGGCGGCGCCTGGACCGCGCTCGCCTCGTGGGCCTACGCGCGCGCGCACGGCGGCAGGGTCGTCCTGCGCCTCGAGGACATCGACACGCCGCGCGTCGTGCGCGGCTCCGCGGAGCGCATCGCGGAGGACCTCGCCTGGCTGGGCCTCGACTGGGACGGCCCCACCATCGTGCAATCTACACGCATCCCGATCTACGAGGCCGCGCTCGCGCGCCTCCCCACCTATCCGTGCGACTGCTCACGCGCCGAGATCGCCCGCGCCGCGAGCGCGCCCCACGCCGGCGAGGAGACGCGGTACCCGGGCACGTGCCGCGACGCCGATCCGAAGCGGACGTTCAAGCGCGACCCCGCGATCCGACTGCGCGTGCCCGCGCGCGCGCGCGTCGCGTTCGACGACATGCTCCGCGGCCACGTCGAGGAGGACGTCGCGAAGTCGGTCGGCGACTTCGTGCTCCGCCGCGGCGACGGCGTGTTCGCCTACCAGCTCGTCGTCGCGGTCGACGACGCGGAGCAAGTGACGCACGTGCTCCGCGCCGACGACCTGCTCGCCTCCACCGCGCGCCAGCTCTTGCTGATGCAGCTCCTCGGCGCCGAGCGCGTCCCGGCGTACGGCCACTTGCCGCTCGTGGTCGCGAGCGACGGGGCGCGCCTCGCGAAGCGCACGCGCGGCGCGATCGTGCGCGAGCTCGATCGCGCGCCGGAGGAGATCGTCGGCGAGCTCGCGCGCGGCCTCGGCCTCACCACGCGCGAGGGCCCGCTCACCCCGCGCGAGGTCGCCGACTCGTTGACGGAGCCGCGCACGTGGCGGACGACGACTTGGCCGCTTCGGTCCGCCGTCGATCCAGGGAGAGAGCGCCCTACACCCTGA
- a CDS encoding SUMF1/EgtB/PvdO family nonheme iron enzyme: protein MKNALFALLALLAVTTACSTDPTATDDDGKEDAGNTPPPAGNPNGADVGGGCKTENDCKSGICTNGACQPATPRDGTRNGDETDVDCGGAIAPKCTAGKGCAVGSDCTSGVCTADKCTPGSADDGVKNGDETDVDCGGSSSPKCADGKTCLDAAGCANAICEEGKCKAASPTDGVKNGDESDVDCGGDVAPKCADGLGCNGTGDCTSGVCKDAKCISPTANDGVKNGTETDIDCGGIGPGTPRCETGKACLLGPDCASQVCADDTKKCSAPTGTDGVKNGDESDVDCGGTTTGAARCGTGKTCKGHGDCASDGCDYNGKCALRKSCTRRFGGDTCGVGETGEGGVQHESCCTTISFNAGGGNISLDKYSITAGRMRAFVERTNGNLRAAMTGAGGFPQAWLSYLPQDLDQANARMGPAEVFEESPRIAGQRIVDGCYIAGQGARTWWAPATAGDPTKMGRDQLDEKALNCVNIPMLYALCAWEGGRLPTSAEVQAAWRGTNNRSYPWGNTSEDSRMVHAFNYYFPYANAAGQACNVGGNCDNSVFIGAPGRRPTGYGQFGHADLAGLVFDSVWDGDYLGKWIWTGSWEDHDPSVGGAVTDQRVRPRYWATGGRCVR from the coding sequence ATGAAGAACGCTCTGTTCGCGCTGCTCGCGCTCCTCGCGGTGACGACGGCGTGCTCGACCGATCCGACCGCGACCGACGACGACGGCAAGGAGGACGCGGGGAACACGCCTCCTCCCGCCGGCAACCCGAACGGCGCGGACGTCGGCGGCGGATGCAAGACGGAGAACGACTGCAAGAGCGGCATCTGCACCAACGGCGCCTGCCAGCCCGCGACGCCGCGCGACGGCACGCGCAACGGCGACGAGACCGACGTCGACTGCGGAGGAGCGATCGCGCCGAAGTGCACGGCGGGGAAGGGTTGCGCCGTGGGCTCGGACTGCACGTCCGGCGTCTGCACCGCGGACAAGTGCACGCCGGGATCGGCCGACGACGGGGTGAAGAACGGCGACGAGACCGACGTCGACTGCGGCGGCTCGTCGAGCCCGAAGTGCGCCGACGGCAAGACGTGCCTCGACGCGGCGGGCTGCGCGAACGCGATCTGCGAGGAGGGCAAGTGCAAGGCGGCCTCGCCCACCGACGGGGTGAAGAACGGCGACGAGTCGGACGTCGACTGCGGCGGCGACGTCGCGCCGAAATGCGCGGACGGCCTCGGCTGCAACGGGACCGGCGACTGCACGAGCGGCGTCTGCAAGGACGCCAAGTGCATCTCTCCGACCGCGAACGACGGCGTGAAGAACGGCACCGAGACGGACATCGACTGCGGCGGCATCGGGCCCGGCACCCCGCGCTGCGAGACGGGCAAGGCGTGCCTGCTCGGCCCCGACTGCGCGAGCCAGGTCTGCGCCGACGACACGAAGAAGTGCAGCGCGCCGACCGGCACCGACGGCGTCAAGAACGGCGACGAGAGCGACGTCGACTGCGGCGGCACCACCACCGGCGCGGCGCGCTGCGGGACGGGCAAGACCTGCAAGGGGCACGGCGACTGCGCCTCCGACGGCTGCGACTACAACGGCAAGTGCGCGCTCCGAAAGAGCTGCACGCGCCGGTTCGGCGGCGACACGTGCGGCGTGGGCGAGACCGGCGAAGGCGGCGTGCAGCACGAGAGCTGCTGCACGACGATCTCGTTCAACGCAGGCGGGGGAAACATCTCTCTCGACAAATACAGCATTACCGCTGGACGCATGCGCGCGTTCGTCGAGCGCACGAACGGCAACCTCCGCGCCGCGATGACCGGCGCGGGCGGCTTCCCGCAGGCCTGGCTCTCGTACCTCCCGCAGGACCTCGACCAGGCGAACGCGCGCATGGGCCCGGCGGAGGTGTTCGAGGAGTCGCCGCGCATCGCCGGCCAGCGCATCGTCGACGGCTGCTACATCGCCGGTCAGGGCGCGCGGACTTGGTGGGCGCCGGCGACGGCGGGCGATCCGACGAAGATGGGGCGCGATCAGCTCGACGAGAAGGCGCTCAACTGCGTCAACATCCCGATGCTCTACGCGCTCTGCGCCTGGGAAGGCGGCCGCCTGCCGACCTCCGCCGAGGTCCAGGCCGCGTGGCGCGGGACCAACAACCGGAGCTACCCGTGGGGGAACACGAGCGAGGACTCGCGCATGGTCCACGCGTTCAACTACTACTTCCCGTACGCGAACGCGGCCGGTCAGGCCTGCAACGTCGGCGGCAACTGCGACAACTCCGTGTTCATCGGCGCGCCGGGCCGCCGGCCGACCGGGTACGGACAGTTCGGTCACGCGGACCTCGCCGGCCTCGTCTTCGACTCGGTCTGGGACGGCGACTACCTCGGTAAGTGGATCTGGACCGGCTCGTGGGAGGATCACGACCCGTCCGTCGGCGGCGCCGTGACGGACCAGCGCGTACGCCCGCGCTACTGGGCGACCGGCGGTCGCTGCGTGCGCTGA
- a CDS encoding MBOAT family protein, with translation MTARSRMLFASPTYGVFLLVTYVVFWALRRRPFLRPLFLMLASYVFYFVGTFDAAKEQDVPFGPLGWTILCVAIIFCGSTLDFWIGKTLDRTESPRKRKALLLCSIVYYLGVLSIFKYFNFATESVATVLGWAGVHVEPAHLRLVLPFGISFFTFETMSYTIDVYRREIPAATRYLDYLLFVCFFPHLVAGPIVRPKSMLPQLAAEPVASDAMKAEGLFLIATGLLKKIVIGDTLGLNLVNRVFDNPERYSSLETLVGVYAYAIKIYADFSGYSDVAIGSAKLFGYELPRNFDAPYTSADLQEFWRRWHISLSTWLRDYLYVTLGGNRGGTWATYRNLLLTMVLGGLWHGASWNFVIWGALHGGALAVNRAWQRRHHVKRPVEPIGADMVAKATALGGAEIQRAPVVWTPRRVLSVFTTFHFVCFAWIFFRAPSFLHATALLSRFGKLSFASPNLSARVVGVLVLGMVTHFIGPSRAFSKLKDLFVRAPAVAQGVALAVCAWVLHFAAAAKAEPFIYGQF, from the coding sequence GTGACAGCGCGCAGCCGCATGCTCTTCGCCAGCCCGACCTACGGCGTCTTCCTGCTCGTCACCTACGTGGTGTTCTGGGCGCTGCGTCGCCGGCCGTTCCTGCGGCCGCTCTTCTTGATGTTGGCGAGCTACGTCTTCTATTTCGTCGGCACCTTCGACGCGGCGAAGGAGCAAGACGTCCCGTTCGGCCCGCTCGGCTGGACCATCCTGTGCGTCGCGATCATCTTCTGCGGGAGCACGCTCGACTTCTGGATCGGCAAGACGCTCGACCGCACCGAGTCGCCGCGGAAGCGCAAGGCGCTCCTCCTCTGCTCGATCGTCTACTACCTGGGCGTCCTCTCCATCTTCAAGTACTTCAACTTCGCGACGGAGTCGGTCGCGACCGTGCTCGGCTGGGCCGGCGTGCACGTCGAGCCCGCGCACCTGCGGCTCGTCCTCCCGTTCGGGATCTCGTTCTTCACGTTCGAGACGATGAGCTACACGATCGACGTCTACCGCCGCGAGATCCCCGCCGCGACGCGCTACCTCGATTACCTCCTCTTCGTCTGCTTCTTCCCGCACCTCGTCGCGGGCCCGATCGTCCGGCCGAAGTCGATGCTCCCGCAGCTCGCGGCCGAGCCGGTCGCCTCCGACGCGATGAAGGCGGAGGGCCTCTTCCTCATCGCGACCGGGCTCCTCAAGAAGATCGTGATCGGCGACACGCTCGGCTTGAACCTCGTCAACCGCGTGTTCGACAACCCCGAGCGCTACTCGTCGCTCGAGACGCTCGTCGGCGTGTACGCGTACGCGATCAAGATCTACGCGGACTTCTCCGGCTACTCCGACGTCGCGATCGGGAGCGCGAAGCTGTTCGGCTACGAGCTCCCGCGCAACTTCGACGCGCCGTACACCTCGGCCGACCTCCAGGAGTTCTGGCGCCGCTGGCACATCTCGCTCTCGACCTGGCTCCGCGACTACCTCTACGTCACGCTCGGCGGCAACCGCGGCGGCACCTGGGCGACGTACCGGAACCTGCTCCTCACGATGGTGCTCGGCGGGCTGTGGCACGGCGCGTCCTGGAACTTCGTCATCTGGGGCGCGCTCCACGGCGGCGCCCTCGCCGTGAACCGCGCCTGGCAGCGGCGCCATCACGTGAAGCGACCGGTGGAGCCGATCGGCGCCGACATGGTCGCGAAGGCGACCGCCCTCGGCGGCGCCGAGATCCAGCGCGCGCCGGTGGTGTGGACGCCGCGGCGCGTGCTCTCCGTCTTCACGACGTTCCACTTCGTCTGCTTCGCGTGGATCTTCTTCCGCGCGCCCTCGTTCCTCCACGCGACCGCGCTCCTCTCCCGCTTCGGCAAGCTCTCGTTCGCGAGCCCGAACCTCTCCGCGCGCGTCGTCGGCGTCCTCGTGCTCGGGATGGTGACCCACTTCATCGGTCCCTCGCGCGCGTTCTCGAAGCTGAAGGACCTCTTCGTGCGAGCGCCGGCGGTGGCGCAGGGCGTCGCGCTCGCGGTCTGCGCGTGGGTGTTGCACTTCGCGGCTGCAGCCAAGGCCGAGCCGTTCATCTATGGTCAGTTCTGA